The Mesorhizobium sp. INR15 region GTAGCGCGCGCGGATCGTCCTGGTTGTGGATGCCGTCACGGCCTTGCTCGGCCCGCGCCGAAGCAAAGGCCGACAGATCATTCAGGCCGTCGATGGCGGCACGGCGGGCAATGCGCAGATAGATCACCTTCTCGCGCTCGGGATCCATCATCGAGGTGATGTCGACGAGTTTGTCCTGACTGATCGCCATGTGCAGCGCGATGACACCTGACACGAAAGAGTCCGCGAACTGGCTGGCGTAGGGAGAGTAGAGATAACGTTCGACATACTGGGTTGAGCCACGCGCGAAGCGCGCCGCGTCGCCCTTCGCCGCGGCAATGCCGATCGAACGGCGCAAGGCGGCCTCCTCGACCAATGTGCCGGGGCTGAGCAACTTGGCTTCGTCGAGCAGCACGAGGGCCGCCGCCGGTTCGTCGGTGGCTAGCAGTGACCCCTTGACCAGGGCGAGGAAGGCGCCGAGGTCCGTGGGCAGCGTCATCGGATCAATCGGCCTCAGGGCCTCGATCGCCTCGCCGGGCCGGCCGTTCAGGTAGTCCATGACACCCTTGGCGATGGCAAGGCTTTGCGGGTCGGGCGTGGCGCGCGATGCGGCGGCCTCGACGGTCACGGGGTTGCCGCCGCTCATACCGTAAACCAGAAGGGCGCGAAAATTCCTCGGATCCTTGAAATCCTCGGCATTCGCCTGGCGCAAGCGCGCGTCGGTCATCTCAAGCAGCTTGGCCTGCATCGGCATCGCGGCGTGATCACCTGCGGCGATGCGGTCCTGGACGAGCTGCAATGACCGCACCAGCTGATAGGGCTGCAACGCGTCCTGCGCATGGCCGGCCGACGGGTGCGCGACGGTCAACAACAGGCCAAGGCCAATCACATGGCTGGTGATGGCCGCCCGCTTCATCCGCCCGTCGCCATCATGATCTCGATGCGGCGGTTGACCGCCGACATCGGGTTGGCGGCATCCTTCGGCTGGCGGTCGGCAAACCCGGCGACTTCGGTGATGCGGCGCTCATCGACGCCGCCGCGAACCAGCATGTAATAGGCGGAATGCGCGCGGGCGGTGGAAAGGCGCCAGTTGTCATAGGTGCCACCGCGGAACGGCCGCGCATCGGTGTGTCCGTTGATGCTGATGGTGCCTTTCTGGCTGTTGACGATACGGCCGATCTTTTCCATGGCCAGCACCAATTCGTGGCTCGGCAGCGCCGAGCCGATCTCGAACATTCCAAAATCGAGCTGGTCGGTGATCGAGATGACGACGCCCTTGTCGGTGGCTTCGACCGAGACGCCATCGTGCAGCTTGTCGCCGGGCTTGAAAGCGTCGGCAAGTTGCCGCTTGACGTCGGCCGCTGCTTTAAGGGCGGCAGCCGTTGGCGCCTTCTCCTGGACGTCAGGCTTCTCCTGGACGTCGGGCTTGGCGGGCTCCTGCGCTGCCGCGGATGCCTCGAGCTTGATTTCACCAGGCTTTGTGTCGCCAGCCTTTGCGTCGTCGGCCTTGGTTGCTGCCGTTCCGGGTTTCGATGCGTCCTTGGCAGCGGCTTCCTTCGCCAGAGGCTCGAGCGGAGCCGCTGTGAGGGGTGGCGCCGGCGGAACGGCCTTGACCTTGGGCACCTGCGTTTCGGCGGCCTTGTCGCCCGGCTTGACCGGATCGCCCTCGATCCTGGCGCGCTCGGCACTTGCCTCGGCGGCGGGCGCTGCCACTTGCTGCGACCAGAAGTCCGGCTCGAACGGATCGCGGTAGGACGCGCCGCCGGATGCGCCGGTCGCTGGTCCCGCGCTCTGCGCGCCGCCGTCGCCCTTCTGGCTGACATTCTGCTGGACGCCCGTGTCTGCGGCGATCTCGGAAAGCACGGCGTAGGGGTCCGCGAAAAGATGCTCGTCGGAATGCTCGGCCTGCTGCTGTGCCGGCTTGTCCTGCTTCTTGTCGGAAGAGCCGGCGCCGCCGTTGCCGTTCTCGCCAGTCTTGGCAGTCGCCTCCTTGGGGTTGTCACCGCTGAGGCCCATCGCGGCCGGGCCGTCGCCGAGATCCTCGAGGCCCTTGCGGCTTGAGTTGCGGTCGACCAGCTTGACCGGATTGAAGTAGCTGGCCACGGCCGCCTTGGTCTGCTCATTGGCCGCGTTGATCAGCCACATTACCAGGAAAAAGCACATCATGGCGGTCATGAAATCGGCGAAAGCGATCTTCCAGACTCCGCCATGGTGACCTTCGTCATGGTCGTGGTGACCACGCTTGACGATGATGATCTCGTGGGGAGGGTGCGCGGCGTCGGCGACGCTCATGACAGCACCTCGGAAAGCGTGACCGCCCATTCAGCCATGCGGGTTTCGAATACGGTCTCGTCGATCATGACGGTGAGATCGAAACCAGGCGACTCGACGAAATCAAGATTGGCCGCACGCGGGCCGAGCGAAGCCCTCAATGTCTCGAACAGGGAGAGCGGTCCGCGAACGGAAATGCGCACCGCCTCGGAGTCGCCGACTGCCTCACGAACCGAGCGAACCAGCGCCTCCAGCGAGCGCCTCTGCAGGTCGTCGCTGACGATGCCGCCGATGATACGGGCGACGGTCGCGGCGACAAGCTCGGTGACGCGCGCTTCCATGATGTCGATGCGCGAGGATACAGCCTTGCCGACGTCGTCACCGAGGCCCTCGAGAAATGCCTTGGCTTCATCGGCATTGGCCTGCCGTTCGGCTTCGAGCGCTGCTTCGTGGGCGATCGACAGACGCTCTTCCAGAGCGGCCTCGGCCTGAACCACCGCTTCGGCAATCAGCGTGCCGATATCGGCCTGGGGCGAGGCTGCCTGCTGGTGCTCTTCCGGCATGGTCGCGGTCGCGGCCTTGGGCTGGCTG contains the following coding sequences:
- a CDS encoding MotB family protein: MSVADAAHPPHEIIIVKRGHHDHDEGHHGGVWKIAFADFMTAMMCFFLVMWLINAANEQTKAAVASYFNPVKLVDRNSSRKGLEDLGDGPAAMGLSGDNPKEATAKTGENGNGGAGSSDKKQDKPAQQQAEHSDEHLFADPYAVLSEIAADTGVQQNVSQKGDGGAQSAGPATGASGGASYRDPFEPDFWSQQVAAPAAEASAERARIEGDPVKPGDKAAETQVPKVKAVPPAPPLTAAPLEPLAKEAAAKDASKPGTAATKADDAKAGDTKPGEIKLEASAAAQEPAKPDVQEKPDVQEKAPTAAALKAAADVKRQLADAFKPGDKLHDGVSVEATDKGVVISITDQLDFGMFEIGSALPSHELVLAMEKIGRIVNSQKGTISINGHTDARPFRGGTYDNWRLSTARAHSAYYMLVRGGVDERRITEVAGFADRQPKDAANPMSAVNRRIEIMMATGG
- a CDS encoding chemotaxis protein MotC, whose protein sequence is MKRAAITSHVIGLGLLLTVAHPSAGHAQDALQPYQLVRSLQLVQDRIAAGDHAAMPMQAKLLEMTDARLRQANAEDFKDPRNFRALLVYGMSGGNPVTVEAAASRATPDPQSLAIAKGVMDYLNGRPGEAIEALRPIDPMTLPTDLGAFLALVKGSLLATDEPAAALVLLDEAKLLSPGTLVEEAALRRSIGIAAAKGDAARFARGSTQYVERYLYSPYASQFADSFVSGVIALHMAISQDKLVDITSMMDPEREKVIYLRIARRAAIDGLNDLSAFASARAEQGRDGIHNQDDPRALLYASLSTVTSGTMDDVRARLDKIDRGKLSEGDRALLDAAQAISGQVVAPPAPLPTKEPASRLKDEPDAAAPQSADETGLPPVEGVLSEQPAVAAASGAAVASAPAAPVASTPVTPAVAAAPAGGATILPASAAVTVAGPVDPTDAAMTKTRRQLDLIDQMLGAAPK